A window from Marinagarivorans cellulosilyticus encodes these proteins:
- a CDS encoding cupin domain-containing protein, giving the protein MLNIDLSQRLVIETSAMNWTESPVSGVSRKPLEREAKESGHTTSIVRYETGASFSEHGHPLGEEIYVLEGVFSDETGDFGPGTYIRNPPGSVHSPFSKEGCTIFVKLNQFNQKDSTQVRVDTKTFPWQQGIGSLEVMSLYSFESEHVALVKWPAGEVFQPHRHFGGEEILVLSGIFRDECGMYPKHTWIRNPHMSQHHPYVHEDTVILVKTGHLPIE; this is encoded by the coding sequence ATGTTAAACATAGATCTTTCCCAGCGGTTGGTGATCGAAACCTCAGCTATGAACTGGACTGAAAGCCCAGTTTCAGGTGTATCACGTAAACCGCTTGAAAGAGAGGCTAAAGAGTCTGGGCATACAACAAGTATTGTGAGGTACGAAACGGGCGCTAGTTTTTCAGAGCATGGTCATCCCTTGGGTGAAGAAATCTATGTGTTAGAGGGAGTGTTTTCCGACGAAACGGGCGATTTTGGACCGGGCACTTATATTCGCAACCCTCCAGGCAGTGTTCACTCCCCTTTTAGTAAAGAGGGCTGCACTATTTTCGTAAAACTGAATCAATTCAATCAGAAGGATTCAACTCAAGTTCGGGTCGATACAAAAACATTTCCTTGGCAACAGGGCATAGGTAGCCTAGAGGTAATGTCGCTGTACAGTTTTGAAAGTGAGCATGTCGCCTTGGTTAAGTGGCCCGCAGGGGAAGTGTTTCAGCCACATCGACACTTTGGTGGAGAAGAAATTCTGGTTCTCTCGGGAATATTTAGAGATGAGTGTGGCATGTATCCGAAGCATACGTGGATTCGCAACCCTCACATGAGCCAGCATCATCCTTATGTTCATGAGGACACCGTCATTTTGGTCAAGACAGGGCATTTGCCAATAGAGTGA
- a CDS encoding pyridoxamine 5'-phosphate oxidase family protein, translating to MTNSIQDIKPSPFHSGEQKIQARMGVREKMERFGRKVIRDFMPDQHREFYNQLPFVFVGHADGEGWPWASILFNSPGFMHSKNERSLSINTLPVEGDPLQEAIVPKTRLGLLGIELPTRRRNRLAAHIKRKTEQGFELNVDQAFGNCPQYIQTRELEWLGADSIPKPEVQEITLFDQGVQALISNSDTFFVASYLANGSEEASEGADVSHRGGRPGFVRVDDDKTLTIPDYMGNNHYNTFGNFIENAKAGLLFLDFENGHLVTLTGTVEILWDSPETKYFEGAEQLWRFHLDHGRKLKYALPLRWKLQAFSPNTSLTGSWQEAKASEDAAKLKNEWRPYKVEKIVRESSVIKSFYLSAVGHQALKFIPGQFLTLKAELEGKKQIRTYTLSSAPADHQYRISVKREDSPDGKRPKGTFSSYLHSDINVGDTILAKAPTGAFQYNSESDRPALLLAGGVGITPMISMARHALSEGLRTRKMRSITFIGAARSHQQRAFFEEFNGIAEASQNQIQAYWALSEISPDSKPGKDFQHVGHISKDLLQAILPLDEYDCYLCGPAGFMQASYDLLRSLGVSDSRIHAEAFGPASLKRNADEATKSVVSQPVAYQAIVEFSNSKVEQAWSKEDGNLLEFAEAHGFAPKFGCRSGQCGACKVKLTSGKVAYETEHPEGVDDGEVLLCCSVPARVEGEEVARISIGL from the coding sequence ATGACAAACTCAATACAGGATATTAAACCTTCACCCTTTCATTCGGGCGAACAAAAAATCCAGGCTCGCATGGGCGTTAGGGAAAAAATGGAACGTTTTGGTCGAAAGGTTATTCGAGACTTTATGCCAGATCAGCATCGAGAGTTCTATAATCAGTTGCCGTTTGTCTTTGTCGGGCATGCCGATGGTGAAGGTTGGCCGTGGGCTTCCATCTTGTTCAATTCACCTGGGTTTATGCACTCGAAAAATGAACGCTCGCTATCGATTAATACCTTACCTGTAGAAGGCGACCCTCTTCAGGAAGCCATTGTGCCTAAGACTCGACTCGGTTTACTCGGAATAGAATTGCCAACACGGCGGAGGAACCGATTAGCGGCACACATTAAGCGTAAAACGGAACAAGGGTTTGAGCTGAATGTAGATCAAGCGTTTGGTAACTGTCCACAATATATTCAAACTCGTGAATTGGAATGGCTGGGTGCTGATTCAATACCGAAGCCTGAAGTTCAAGAAATCACGTTGTTTGATCAGGGTGTACAGGCGCTGATCTCGAATAGTGATACTTTTTTTGTGGCTAGCTACCTTGCTAATGGTAGTGAAGAGGCCAGCGAAGGTGCAGATGTTTCTCATCGAGGCGGTCGGCCAGGTTTTGTCCGGGTGGATGATGACAAGACGCTGACCATTCCAGATTACATGGGCAACAACCACTATAATACGTTTGGGAACTTTATTGAAAATGCCAAGGCTGGTTTGCTCTTTCTTGACTTTGAAAACGGTCACCTTGTGACATTGACAGGCACCGTAGAGATTTTGTGGGATTCGCCTGAGACAAAGTATTTTGAAGGTGCAGAGCAGCTATGGAGATTCCACCTTGATCATGGGCGAAAACTCAAATATGCACTTCCGCTCAGATGGAAATTGCAGGCGTTTTCTCCTAACACGTCTTTGACAGGTAGCTGGCAAGAAGCCAAAGCATCGGAAGATGCTGCAAAACTTAAGAACGAATGGCGGCCTTATAAAGTTGAGAAGATTGTTCGGGAAAGCAGTGTCATCAAATCCTTCTATCTCTCTGCTGTTGGGCATCAGGCGCTAAAGTTTATCCCTGGGCAATTTCTTACCCTGAAGGCTGAACTTGAAGGTAAAAAACAAATACGTACTTACACCTTGTCGAGCGCGCCGGCTGATCATCAGTATCGAATCAGTGTAAAGCGCGAAGATTCACCAGATGGTAAGCGCCCTAAAGGGACTTTTTCCAGTTACTTACATTCAGACATAAATGTAGGGGATACGATACTCGCTAAAGCCCCCACGGGAGCATTTCAATATAATTCAGAGAGTGATCGTCCGGCTCTGCTTCTTGCGGGTGGTGTCGGCATTACGCCGATGATCTCGATGGCACGACATGCATTGAGTGAGGGGCTTAGAACGCGAAAAATGCGTTCGATCACCTTCATTGGTGCTGCGCGCAGCCATCAACAAAGGGCATTCTTTGAAGAATTTAATGGGATTGCTGAGGCGTCTCAAAATCAGATACAAGCCTATTGGGCATTGAGTGAAATCAGTCCAGATTCAAAACCCGGAAAAGACTTTCAGCACGTCGGTCATATTTCAAAAGACCTGCTTCAAGCAATATTGCCACTGGATGAATACGATTGTTATCTTTGTGGTCCGGCCGGATTTATGCAGGCAAGCTATGATTTATTGCGCTCGTTAGGTGTCAGCGATTCTCGTATTCATGCCGAAGCATTTGGCCCGGCGTCATTGAAACGAAATGCTGATGAGGCAACGAAAAGCGTCGTATCGCAACCAGTTGCTTATCAAGCTATTGTGGAGTTTTCCAATTCTAAAGTTGAACAGGCCTGGTCAAAAGAAGATGGCAACTTATTGGAATTTGCAGAAGCGCATGGGTTTGCTCCTAAGTTTGGTTGTAGAAGCGGACAATGTGGTGCATGCAAAGTGAAACTGACGTCAGGCAAAGTCGCTTATGAAACGGAACATCCAGAGGGGGTGGACGATGGAGAGGTTTTATTGTGCTGCTCGGTTCCGGCTAGGGTTGAAGGAGAAGAGGTTGCTAGGATTTCTATTGGACTTTAG
- a CDS encoding MAPEG family protein: protein MITEIQMLAGAGGLLLALTLIQGTRNVILLGLPVAAGNQHDIAPWSGWNDRLNRAIRNLIEAIAIFAPIMLAVHGLGLNNDVSALGAQIFLVSRIVHAVIYTLGVPWIRTLAWFTGIIGIVMVGAPLFT from the coding sequence ATGATCACTGAAATTCAAATGCTTGCTGGTGCAGGCGGACTACTACTCGCGCTCACCCTTATTCAAGGTACGCGCAACGTTATACTTTTAGGGCTTCCGGTTGCTGCAGGCAATCAACACGACATTGCACCTTGGTCCGGTTGGAATGATAGGCTGAATCGAGCCATCCGAAACTTGATTGAAGCCATCGCCATATTTGCGCCCATCATGCTAGCAGTGCACGGGTTAGGATTAAACAATGACGTCAGTGCCTTGGGTGCTCAGATTTTTCTGGTGAGCCGCATTGTGCATGCGGTGATCTATACACTTGGGGTGCCTTGGATTCGCACACTTGCATGGTTTACCGGCATCATAGGTATTGTGATGGTGGGCGCTCCACTTTTCACATAA
- a CDS encoding glutathione S-transferase family protein, which translates to MSTIKLYRHPLSGHSHRVEVFLSLLGLPTELVNVDLANGAHKQADFLKKNRFGQVPVIEDGEATLSDSNAILVYLASKYDTNHEWLPRDAKAAADVQRFLSLAAGKIAFGPAVARLVNVFGAGLDHENAKAIAHHTFELLEAHLLEQDWLVGSTPTIADVANYTYTAHAPEGDVSLEPYPNIVAWLNRFEALDGFVPMQKTAVGLNR; encoded by the coding sequence ATGTCAACAATCAAACTATATCGTCATCCACTTTCCGGTCACTCACATCGCGTTGAGGTGTTCTTGTCATTGCTTGGTTTACCGACCGAGTTAGTGAATGTGGACTTGGCAAATGGCGCACACAAACAAGCTGACTTCTTGAAAAAAAATCGCTTTGGTCAGGTCCCGGTAATTGAGGATGGTGAAGCAACGCTTTCAGATTCTAATGCCATCTTGGTTTATTTGGCCAGTAAGTATGACACTAACCACGAATGGTTACCTCGAGACGCGAAGGCAGCTGCAGACGTTCAACGCTTCTTATCTCTAGCGGCAGGAAAGATCGCTTTTGGTCCTGCGGTCGCAAGACTGGTTAACGTGTTTGGTGCTGGTTTGGATCATGAAAACGCCAAGGCTATCGCACACCATACTTTTGAGCTGCTTGAAGCTCATCTATTGGAGCAAGATTGGTTAGTGGGCAGTACGCCGACTATTGCTGACGTTGCCAACTATACGTATACCGCTCATGCACCGGAAGGTGATGTGTCACTTGAACCTTATCCGAATATTGTCGCGTGGTTGAATAGATTTGAAGCGCTTGATGGCTTTGTGCCAATGCAAAAAACGGCCGTTGGCCTGAATCGATAA
- a CDS encoding glutaredoxin, whose translation MNKIEIYTRPGCGYCTHAKRLLESKGLDYSEYDTYAQPEKFQELRRRTQARTFPQIFVDDLAVGGFEDLLKLEQQNRLPK comes from the coding sequence ATGAACAAAATTGAAATTTACACAAGACCAGGATGCGGCTATTGCACGCATGCTAAACGTCTTCTTGAAAGTAAAGGTTTGGACTACAGCGAGTATGACACTTACGCGCAGCCTGAGAAATTCCAAGAGCTACGTAGACGTACTCAAGCGCGAACCTTTCCTCAAATTTTTGTTGATGATCTGGCGGTAGGAGGGTTCGAAGACCTTTTAAAGCTTGAGCAGCAGAATAGATTGCCTAAGTAA
- a CDS encoding LysR family transcriptional regulator: protein MDTLDGLRTVVAVVETGSFTAASDRLGLSKALVSKYVGEVEKQLGVRLFNRSTRRLALTEAGQNYYENALPLIDSFNALVDDVTGEQGSPRGLLRVSAPQTFGEMKLSPVLPQFLDKHKEMQVELLLGDKAIDMLEEGIDVRILIGGVDDSSMVARSINTFPLILCASPTYLESKKAPDSPNDLKNHTCIIDSNFRIGKKWPFVTPSGETASIDVMSRASANSPRAVKEMTLAHGGIGMIPRFIVEEELKNGTLTQVLPNYRTLEFGLFAIYPHRKYLSKKVRCFIDFLMDEFG from the coding sequence ATGGATACATTAGATGGATTGAGAACGGTTGTGGCCGTAGTTGAAACCGGCTCTTTTACCGCAGCAAGCGACCGGCTAGGGCTTTCGAAAGCCTTGGTCAGTAAATATGTCGGAGAGGTGGAAAAACAATTGGGGGTGAGGCTATTTAACCGGTCTACCCGTCGATTAGCGCTAACCGAAGCCGGGCAAAATTATTATGAAAACGCACTTCCCCTGATTGATAGCTTTAATGCACTGGTCGATGATGTCACAGGAGAACAGGGATCACCAAGGGGGTTGCTTAGGGTTAGCGCCCCGCAAACCTTTGGCGAAATGAAGCTATCTCCAGTGTTACCCCAATTTCTCGATAAGCATAAAGAGATGCAGGTCGAACTACTTTTGGGTGACAAAGCAATTGATATGCTTGAAGAAGGTATTGATGTCCGTATTCTAATCGGTGGCGTTGATGATTCCAGCATGGTGGCAAGATCCATCAACACCTTTCCCTTGATACTATGCGCGTCACCCACTTATTTAGAATCAAAAAAAGCACCAGATTCTCCAAACGATCTAAAAAATCACACTTGCATCATCGACAGTAATTTCCGTATTGGTAAGAAGTGGCCTTTTGTCACACCTAGCGGCGAAACGGCATCCATTGATGTGATGTCTCGCGCTTCTGCAAATAGCCCAAGAGCCGTGAAGGAAATGACGTTAGCGCATGGAGGCATCGGTATGATTCCTCGATTTATTGTCGAAGAAGAATTGAAGAATGGCACGTTGACTCAAGTATTACCCAATTACAGAACACTTGAATTTGGTCTATTCGCCATCTATCCCCATAGGAAGTACCTATCGAAAAAAGTACGCTGCTTCATTGATTTTTTGATGGATGAATTCGGATAG
- a CDS encoding thrombospondin type 3 repeat-containing protein has product MKFGRTQYVWMLVVVFLISACGSGGGSEDKPPLSSRAAANSQSVAVSSSQMSSSVSSSISVPENALSAVSIADSDGDEVADAVDNCPAVSNRNQVDANLDGVGDVCDASLPEAPEGFTLCSPQTAAEDNPPKSCHIRLPAQMAFGVNGTYVFIDVPDDEGLGVMDFICERAPFRRDPTPGQGKFCFVNTDSFGPVDSDLDGVANDIDNCWDIPNSDQQDTAGNGRGDACDFGETRALLSVVPATIDSPEVLQHFDQAFIIGESRLIHWCFPAMGDDEQSSQPSNANEWPQHCIQGELSDDYRFETPVVSPNGVEVGNYAEGVLTDDGVYIVITTPEQDTEVFIGLNQNLDDADGDAIPDENDNCVDIFNPSQQNRDETGFGDACAFPYSNLFASPRQIINTHSDSNIQLEAFRVTDNGLLQTTFIVTNTMCEQGCRVDFETSMGASPLVVDLPSEIYAVLPSDLSTLQLQADVSEEGAARIRLQTSSGEVPYEFLTQRPDIIDSDDDFIPDVIDNCPWHSNVLQIDSDADGAGNVCDSRFSGVYKTRQMSFEKNTQTSPDIEQALILDSFVIDRAGELTIDLALYYQDGNINCEPCVLSGTQFIESQLQDLDIMAVESLNFAGVIDGQLTTEQGQEAVAWSYSGTVDTQGVLALSISSVFPEGDILTEGASSRYIGLRLDVEDKDSDLIADFADNCPLLSNVDQVNTVQDIQGLESQNDERGDACTSPYMGYYTLAYSGDTRRRIPVSQVNKNTPYGAVEGIRALPDGQKYYANTDLGGNKQPISLIIDADGVLHWGYRGEVNSFLCNADAIVGWQLQQIDYEAKRDQIESIWSEIDLLNFRRQKPLVILGIQTPVTYPRLVDAVAEYDKLMRQMIFSPAGRTYENYEKLVAFADEATAQMVDPTGFLNDVGSLIGVKVGATRLAQIQKILKGSLFDKRPTLAQLRNYDSSVQACRFTSVDSMASVDPVSGEITGEMLLNRGGATINSAQLEGSIDAHGNLRLQQKLAGVEPTMAGYNTLDFYGFQHSQFQFDEDKNLVADATESIPLGFKVSLVKPRYCTYEPLFQITTCRLKAKVRSLGIPLLNTELNLLNASAFDTDKSISNGTFDIPGSPTTKFFSFTYKQVETDRECGSIICRVSVREMNIPVPQWELVSPVVSSYVALAGPKSEGIFIDTAVGQVQTLDVELVARNLTGAIQTLDVSDTNVSNSDGLSMTLMQDGAPLSELDMQPGLQRLPLQLRIDTRGAADELNNSIIKYAMTMPTEVGTFTLENELYVNVLNTRADRDKDGIANYIDLCPNDSGLAPDGCPAGVAPANTNGIHTLTLGDGISGVFRGVVTDVGGVHIGTLYIDVNAKNGESWRIPLTQATAKFDDSGRFRGTARIKSLKLGNGDGEQLDFGQEVELDFGIDQGKNLSNLDVPLVDEKDYVFFKFKNETVLKLGDIALNSGLVPQQKITLAMDPNDPFLYGRINGSSELSGSKYFSSIDNVGIGISTQGNIPFEADVGLLENITISDSDKEVLGAFDNANLLLRGDIPLKQFPGVTVGGDIYVSAPMDDVFNGDASGFAFGANGTVTFSTALSDDENSLLSLLNADLKLGQATVGASSDGLIVAGISKSLSAANLLPDEIADILGFGQTTETELLAKISADNISDSSFEFYNDVSFAAPLLKDLGIIKTSSIPIASAYFKIDSDAVSFSAKNRTKMLSGSASREIDFSGTFPLKEDDWDEWELKIVGRVSTGIPGISFDSDATAVLRADKFTIEGKSDFAGLANIKLKGEATRKDLTLTGSSSVKIPLYIIIAGERTKVAEISAKSKFTVSTKKGVTAKVSGSIRDGNGKVIASSKLSASVRGDSMTICVDLGDILGKACGTID; this is encoded by the coding sequence ATGAAATTTGGTCGAACTCAATACGTGTGGATGTTGGTCGTTGTTTTTTTAATTTCGGCTTGTGGAAGTGGTGGCGGAAGCGAAGACAAGCCGCCGCTTTCTTCAAGGGCAGCTGCGAATTCGCAGTCTGTTGCTGTTAGCTCTAGCCAAATGTCCTCATCCGTCAGTTCATCCATTAGTGTTCCTGAGAATGCATTAAGTGCTGTAAGCATTGCTGATAGCGATGGTGATGAAGTGGCTGATGCAGTTGATAACTGTCCTGCGGTTAGTAATAGAAACCAAGTTGATGCGAACCTTGATGGTGTTGGTGATGTGTGCGATGCCAGCTTACCCGAGGCGCCGGAGGGCTTTACGCTTTGTTCACCTCAAACCGCTGCTGAAGATAACCCACCCAAATCCTGCCATATTCGCTTACCTGCGCAAATGGCGTTTGGTGTTAATGGGACATACGTATTTATTGATGTGCCTGATGATGAAGGCCTAGGCGTTATGGATTTTATTTGTGAACGCGCGCCTTTTCGACGAGACCCTACACCTGGCCAAGGGAAATTTTGTTTTGTAAATACTGATTCTTTTGGGCCTGTGGATTCGGATTTGGATGGCGTAGCCAACGATATTGATAACTGCTGGGATATCCCCAATAGCGACCAGCAAGATACAGCTGGTAATGGGCGAGGTGATGCGTGCGACTTTGGCGAAACCCGCGCGCTGCTATCCGTTGTGCCTGCCACTATTGATTCCCCTGAGGTATTACAGCACTTTGATCAAGCGTTCATTATTGGTGAGAGCCGCCTTATACATTGGTGCTTTCCGGCGATGGGCGACGACGAGCAAAGCAGCCAGCCGAGCAATGCTAATGAATGGCCGCAGCACTGTATTCAGGGTGAGCTGAGTGACGATTACCGCTTCGAAACGCCGGTAGTTTCACCCAATGGCGTCGAGGTGGGTAATTACGCAGAGGGCGTACTCACCGATGATGGCGTCTATATTGTTATCACTACGCCGGAGCAAGACACAGAGGTTTTTATTGGTCTGAATCAAAATTTGGATGATGCCGACGGCGATGCTATCCCAGACGAAAATGATAACTGTGTCGATATATTTAACCCAAGCCAACAAAACCGTGATGAAACGGGTTTTGGGGATGCTTGCGCATTTCCTTACTCAAATTTATTTGCCTCGCCTCGCCAAATAATCAATACCCATAGTGACAGCAATATCCAACTTGAAGCTTTTCGAGTGACCGACAATGGCTTACTACAGACGACTTTTATCGTAACAAATACGATGTGTGAACAAGGTTGTCGTGTTGATTTCGAAACCTCGATGGGTGCTAGCCCGCTGGTTGTTGATTTGCCGAGTGAAATTTATGCCGTATTGCCATCAGACTTATCGACTTTACAGTTGCAAGCGGATGTATCTGAAGAGGGTGCTGCACGCATTCGTTTGCAAACGAGCAGTGGAGAAGTGCCTTACGAGTTTCTCACACAGCGCCCAGATATTATCGATAGCGATGATGATTTTATTCCCGATGTAATCGATAACTGCCCATGGCACAGCAATGTTTTGCAAATCGATAGTGATGCCGATGGCGCAGGTAATGTTTGTGATTCACGATTTAGCGGTGTTTACAAAACACGACAAATGAGTTTTGAAAAAAACACACAAACCTCTCCCGATATTGAACAGGCATTAATACTCGATAGCTTTGTGATTGATCGCGCTGGCGAGCTAACCATTGACTTGGCGCTGTATTATCAAGATGGCAATATCAATTGTGAGCCCTGCGTATTAAGCGGTACACAGTTTATAGAGTCGCAACTGCAAGACCTCGATATTATGGCGGTTGAATCGCTAAATTTCGCGGGTGTTATTGATGGCCAATTAACGACAGAGCAAGGGCAGGAAGCGGTTGCTTGGTCATATTCCGGTACTGTTGATACCCAAGGTGTTCTGGCTTTATCCATTAGTAGCGTCTTCCCCGAAGGGGATATTTTAACAGAGGGTGCAAGTAGTCGTTATATCGGTTTGCGTTTAGACGTTGAGGATAAAGACTCCGATTTAATTGCTGACTTTGCCGATAACTGCCCACTGCTTTCCAATGTGGATCAAGTGAATACGGTCCAAGATATTCAGGGGCTAGAAAGCCAGAATGATGAGCGTGGTGATGCATGTACGTCGCCCTATATGGGTTACTACACACTGGCTTATTCGGGTGATACGCGCCGGCGGATACCTGTATCGCAGGTGAATAAAAATACACCCTACGGGGCAGTAGAGGGTATTCGCGCTTTACCTGATGGCCAAAAATACTATGCGAACACTGATCTTGGAGGTAACAAGCAACCCATTTCTCTGATTATTGATGCCGATGGTGTTCTGCACTGGGGATATCGCGGCGAGGTTAATTCTTTTTTATGTAATGCTGACGCTATTGTGGGTTGGCAGCTGCAGCAAATCGACTATGAAGCTAAACGCGATCAAATTGAAAGTATTTGGAGTGAGATAGATTTACTTAATTTTAGGCGGCAGAAACCGCTAGTTATTTTAGGGATTCAAACACCAGTCACATATCCACGTCTAGTGGATGCTGTCGCTGAGTACGATAAATTAATGCGCCAAATGATTTTTAGTCCTGCAGGCCGTACCTATGAGAATTACGAAAAGCTAGTGGCTTTTGCCGATGAAGCGACGGCTCAAATGGTTGACCCGACAGGGTTTCTTAATGATGTTGGTAGTTTAATTGGCGTAAAGGTGGGGGCCACACGCCTTGCGCAAATACAAAAGATTTTAAAAGGTTCGTTATTTGATAAGCGGCCCACTTTAGCCCAGTTGCGTAATTATGATTCCAGTGTACAGGCATGCCGTTTTACCTCAGTTGATAGTATGGCGTCTGTTGACCCAGTATCGGGTGAAATTACTGGAGAAATGCTACTTAATCGCGGTGGCGCTACGATTAATAGTGCTCAACTAGAAGGCTCAATCGATGCGCACGGTAACCTCCGATTACAGCAAAAACTCGCTGGGGTAGAGCCTACTATGGCCGGCTACAACACACTGGATTTTTATGGTTTTCAACATAGTCAATTTCAGTTTGATGAGGATAAAAACCTCGTTGCCGACGCCACAGAAAGTATACCGCTAGGTTTTAAGGTGTCTTTGGTGAAACCTCGCTATTGTACTTATGAGCCTTTGTTTCAAATTACAACATGCAGGCTAAAAGCAAAAGTGCGTAGCTTGGGAATCCCCCTGTTGAATACAGAGCTAAACCTGTTAAATGCGTCGGCCTTTGATACAGATAAAAGTATTAGTAACGGTACGTTTGATATCCCAGGCTCGCCTACCACTAAGTTTTTTTCTTTCACGTATAAGCAAGTAGAGACAGACCGTGAGTGCGGATCCATTATTTGTCGCGTGTCGGTACGTGAAATGAATATTCCGGTGCCGCAATGGGAGCTTGTGTCACCTGTTGTGTCGTCGTATGTTGCGCTGGCTGGGCCTAAATCAGAAGGTATTTTTATTGATACAGCGGTTGGCCAAGTGCAAACTTTGGACGTTGAGTTAGTCGCACGTAATTTAACCGGTGCTATACAAACGTTGGATGTCAGTGACACCAATGTTTCCAATTCCGATGGGCTGAGTATGACGCTAATGCAAGATGGCGCGCCGCTTAGTGAGCTAGATATGCAGCCTGGTCTGCAGCGTTTACCCCTTCAGCTTCGAATAGATACCCGAGGCGCTGCTGATGAGCTGAATAATTCGATCATCAAATACGCGATGACTATGCCGACAGAAGTAGGCACCTTTACACTCGAGAATGAATTATATGTAAATGTGCTCAATACTCGAGCCGACCGCGATAAGGATGGCATTGCGAATTATATCGACCTTTGTCCGAATGATAGTGGCTTAGCCCCTGATGGCTGCCCTGCAGGCGTGGCGCCTGCTAACACGAATGGTATTCACACTTTAACCTTGGGTGATGGTATTAGTGGCGTCTTTAGAGGGGTTGTTACCGATGTTGGTGGTGTCCACATAGGTACGCTGTATATTGACGTGAATGCTAAAAATGGTGAGTCGTGGAGAATTCCGTTAACGCAAGCGACGGCAAAATTTGATGATAGCGGAAGGTTTAGGGGGACCGCCCGAATTAAGAGCCTTAAGTTAGGTAATGGTGATGGCGAACAGTTAGATTTTGGGCAAGAGGTTGAGCTGGATTTTGGGATTGATCAAGGTAAAAATTTATCAAATTTAGATGTGCCTTTGGTAGATGAAAAAGATTATGTCTTTTTCAAGTTTAAAAACGAGACAGTTTTGAAGCTTGGCGATATTGCTTTAAATTCAGGCCTTGTTCCGCAACAAAAAATTACCTTAGCAATGGATCCTAATGACCCCTTCTTGTACGGTCGTATTAATGGTTCTAGCGAATTAAGTGGGAGTAAGTATTTTTCGTCTATTGATAATGTAGGGATTGGTATTTCTACCCAGGGTAATATCCCCTTCGAGGCCGATGTTGGCCTGCTCGAAAATATTACAATTTCCGATAGCGATAAAGAAGTGCTAGGCGCATTTGACAATGCTAACTTGTTACTGCGGGGTGATATTCCATTAAAGCAGTTCCCTGGGGTGACTGTTGGCGGTGATATTTATGTTTCTGCACCGATGGATGATGTCTTTAATGGTGATGCTTCTGGTTTTGCTTTTGGGGCTAATGGCACAGTAACGTTTAGCACAGCATTATCCGATGATGAAAATTCACTATTATCACTGCTAAATGCTGATTTAAAGCTTGGTCAGGCAACGGTTGGGGCATCTTCTGATGGTTTGATTGTAGCGGGTATTTCTAAATCGCTGAGTGCTGCGAATCTGTTGCCAGACGAAATTGCCGATATTTTAGGCTTTGGTCAAACCACAGAAACCGAGCTACTTGCAAAAATATCGGCCGATAATATTTCTGATTCGTCTTTTGAGTTTTATAACGATGTGAGTTTTGCAGCACCGTTACTAAAAGATTTGGGTATTATTAAAACAAGCAGCATTCCCATTGCCTCAGCATATTTTAAAATCGATTCCGATGCCGTTAGTTTTTCGGCCAAGAACCGCACAAAAATGCTGTCTGGGTCAGCTTCAAGAGAAATCGACTTCTCCGGTACTTTCCCGCTTAAAGAGGATGACTGGGATGAGTGGGAATTAAAAATCGTCGGTCGAGTCAGTACGGGTATTCCGGGTATTAGTTTTGATAGTGATGCAACCGCAGTGTTACGCGCGGACAAATTCACCATTGAGGGGAAATCGGATTTTGCTGGCTTGGCTAATATTAAGCTGAAAGGGGAGGCGACACGCAAAGACCTGACATTAACGGGGTCTTCCTCGGTGAAAATTCCGTTGTATATAATTATTGCCGGTGAACGCACCAAAGTGGCCGAAATTTCCGCCAAATCTAAATTCACGGTCAGCACGAAAAAAGGCGTCACCGCAAAAGTTTCAGGCTCGATAAGAGACGGAAATGGCAAGGTCATAGCCAGCTCAAAACTGTCGGCATCCGTTAGGGGGGATTCTATGACTATTTGTGTTGATTTGGGCGATATCTTAGGTAAAGCCTGCGGAACCATAGATTAA